The Calothrix sp. PCC 7507 DNA segment AGTTCCCCCTAAAATATCTAAAAAGGCGATGGGATTTAGTCCGACGGCTAAAGCTTTGTACTTGGTAAATTGCCAAATAATTTCTTCAGCTTCTTGTTCACGTAAATCGAGAGTTTTTTGGGCGATCGCTGCTTCTGCATCCCGTGCTTGAACTAGTGCATTTAAAGCTAGCAGCGATCGCCCTTCACGATTGAGAATATTCAAAATCGTCTCTTTGAGCTCGTCTACTTCCGCTGGTGGTGTCTCCCATTCATAGCTGACACTACCATCTGGCCACTCTATCCGCACTTCCATTGGTGCTGGTTCGGCCGCCACCATGACAATTTCATCTGGTAATAGTGGCTTGGCTTGGATATGTCCTGCACCCAATTGTTGTAAATTTTTGTAAATAGCTGCTTTATCTGTATCTGGGTAGAGGTCGATTTTGTTGAATACTAAAATTAACGGTTTTTGTGACTGACGCAATTGCAGTAGCGCCTGATACTCTGTACGAGTAATATCACCAGACACGATAAACAAAATCAAATCAGCCTGTAGGACTACTTCCCGCGCCATCTCTGCCCGCGCTTCGCCCTCAATTTCATCTAATCCCGGCGTATCAATTAATTCTATCAGCACCTTATCCCCTGGCTGCCAGCGCACAGAGCGTGGCCATTGGGTGACACCATTTAAAGGGCCGGTTTGCAGAATTTTATCTCCCAGTAAGGCATTCAACACTGACGACTTACCGCGACTCACCAAGCCAAAAGCCGCAATTTTAATCACGTTAGAGTCTAGCTTGTTGAGTGCAGAATTTAAGGTTTCCAATTCGGGTTTCACCAAACCTGCCAATTCTGGGTTAGATGACATTTGGCCGGACTTGCGGAGATATCCATACCAAGACAACGCTTGTCGGAGACTAGCACGAGCGCTGTTTAAATGAGTTTCTTGCAAATTACGCACTGAGTTGGTTTGAGTCAAGGTGAGACGAAGAAGAGTTTACGTTTTTGTCATTGGTCATTTGTAAGGGTTTCAGGTATATTTATGCTTCTTAACATAGTTGGTTAAGTATCTGATTGCTCAAGCTTGTCTAGTCCATCCTGAATACATTGTCTGACAAATTCTGGGTAATTTTCTAGACTTTTCAGTTTGTCCATCATTGATTGAGGAAGCCTGACAGTTAACTTAGCAATTAACGGTTCCGGTCTGTTGGTAGTTAATGGCGTAAGGTTTTCTGGCTTCCCTTTAGGATTCGGCATTATTGAGAAATATAAATCAATCTTGAATGATATGTCGTCATATCATATATTTTCATTTAGTGGTTGTTTCACTCGGCAAAAGTAGGCAACCACTAAATATCCACAGTTAAAAATGGACACTACTATTCTATGTTCACGCGTTCCGAACTGGAAATTAAAACTGTCAACGAATTAGCTGACTTATGCCGACGATATGGTGTTAAATCAGTGAACAGTTATCAGTTATCAGTTATCAGGTGTATCGGCGTAGGTAAAGAAGCGCCACTAACGCCTACTTCCTTGTTTGTGGGGGATCTTTACCCAAACGATGAAACTGATAACTGTTAAAAAAAATATAAAAATTTACAATTTTCTTACAGATACCTGCCACTCTTTTGACTGTCACAGGGGATAATTCTGAACTAGGTAGTTGTGATATGCGAGTCGGAATTATCATTTCACGAATTGAATAGTTAATATAACGTCATTAAGAGAGGGACTACCATGCCAACCGATTATATTTTATTCGTTCATGGAGTTAAAACTCCTAGCCGAGAAGAGTTTCAGAAACTAGCTACTACTTTATTGAATCGTATTCAGGGTTCCATTAATGATAAGTCTAGGGTGGTGAAGCCAATTTACTCATTTTGGGGTGATCTGAATTTGGATGCCAAAGTGGAACTTAAAAAAGGATTTGAGGCTTCCCCCAAGTTTAAGGATTACTGGTTTAGAGACTTTAGGACAGGGCTGATTCTTGATTTTGTAGGGGATGCAGCCCTTTATCTGAGTCGGCATATCGGCACGCAGGTAGTACAACGGTTAAAGAATGATGCTGTTAATGTACTTAAAGGTAGTACTACAAGCGATCGCTTACATCTAATCACCCATAGTTGGGGTACTGTCATTTTATTTGATATTCTCTTTGCGCGTCGTTGGGAAGACCCAACCTTAGATCCTGATGTTCGGAAAATGGTTTCAGAGGTTCGTAGTGTTCTTTTTGGTTTAAATCCTAGTCCCACAAATGGGATTCCTCTTGCTAGCATCCACACTATGGGTTCACCACTCGCGCTTTTCAGCCTCCTCAATATCAGCGGTAATGTTAACGGAGTGAGTACCCATGACTTAACACCTCAATTAACCAGCCTCCTAGAAAATTTATATAACTTGAGGAAAAAGCCCATCCCTTGGCGTAACTTTGCTCATCCTGGT contains these protein-coding regions:
- a CDS encoding GTP-binding protein, whose amino-acid sequence is MRNLQETHLNSARASLRQALSWYGYLRKSGQMSSNPELAGLVKPELETLNSALNKLDSNVIKIAAFGLVSRGKSSVLNALLGDKILQTGPLNGVTQWPRSVRWQPGDKVLIELIDTPGLDEIEGEARAEMAREVVLQADLILFIVSGDITRTEYQALLQLRQSQKPLILVFNKIDLYPDTDKAAIYKNLQQLGAGHIQAKPLLPDEIVMVAAEPAPMEVRIEWPDGSVSYEWETPPAEVDELKETILNILNREGRSLLALNALVQARDAEAAIAQKTLDLREQEAEEIIWQFTKYKALAVGLNPIAFLDILGGTVADLALIRTLARLYGLPITSYEATKILKTILFSSGGLLLSELGSSLLLGLGKSTAAITSGDNPTNITAYAGSAIAQAGIAGYGAYAVGKAAQVYLEKGCTWGQFGANTIINEILSQVEPNTIVYRLRQELGVNFDS